A part of Cotesia glomerata isolate CgM1 linkage group LG4, MPM_Cglom_v2.3, whole genome shotgun sequence genomic DNA contains:
- the LOC123263970 gene encoding BCL-6 corepressor-like protein 1, translated as MNPASSRGRGRGKPKRRMNSNREQIVGAPRVVGPRTYAHVAAQHVNTRHSTALRANAVTPTANAAALAVNAIAPACNVTIPTANAAAAARNVATTAAARNVATATAALAHNYTASGPGHVPAPGPVPAPGPVPAPGPIPAPGPVPAPGSIPAPGPIPAPGPVPAPGPVPAPGPVPAPGPVPAPGPVPAPGPVPAPGPVPAPGPVPAPGPVPAPGPVLAPGPGPAINAAAPDANDHLAGDNGAPGNVGHGDGAAAAIKIKYLQRSSRQLQKQVKQLLKKQSQQLKPDLQLQPSSDQPISQPGLSPSMTVQIQPGSVQPILQPGLSQPLTGVAQSYLTHIPFQPFIPQTPLDSFVRSSFIPQVQPAHPINLGMLPALNYISPPHQLQYAPLTPQTITHVHSFIPNQMHQTFGSQVRQQAVLQLLQLLQGTTPTNF; from the exons ATGAATCCAGCTAGTTCTCGCGGTCGCG GTCGTGGAAAACCAAAAAGAAGAATGAATAGCAACCGTGAACAGATTGTGGGTGCTCCACGTGTTGTGGGACCTAGGACCTACGCACACGTAGCAGCGCAGCATGTTAACACTCGTCACTCTACTGCGCTTCGTGCGAATGCTGTCACTCCGACTGCCAATGCTGCTGCTCTTGCGGTCAATGCTATTGCACCTGCTTGCAATGTCACCATTCCAACTGCCAATGCTGCTGCTGCCGCCCGCAATGTTGCTACTACTGCTGCTGCCCGCAATGTTGCTACTGCTACTGCTGCACTTGCTCACAATTATACAGCTTCTGGTCCTGGTCATGTTCCGGCTCCTGGTCCTGTCCCGGCTCCTGGTCCTGTCCCGGCTCCTGGTCCTATCCCGGCTCCTGGTCCTGTCCCGGCTCCTGGTTCTATCCCGGCTCCTGGTCCTATCCCGGCTCCTGGTCCTGTCCCGGCTCCTGGTCCTGTCCCGGCTCCTGGTCCTGTCCCGGCTCCTGGTCCTGTCCCGGCTCCTGGTCCTGTCCCGGCTCCTGGTCCTGTCCCGGCTCCTGGTCCTGTCCCGGCTCCTGGTCCTGTCCCGGCTCCTGGTCCTGTCCCGGCTCCTGGTCCTGTCCTGGCTCCTGGTCCTGGTCCAGCAATCAATGCTGCTGCCCCGGATGCAAACGATCATCTTGCTGGTGATAATGGTGCTCCTGGTAACGTGGGACATGGTGATGGTGCTGCAGCTGCTATCAAGATAAAATATCTCCAGCGATCTAGTCGCCAACTACAAAAGCAGGTGAAACAGCTACTAAAAAAGCAGTCGCAGCAACTGAAGCCGGACCTGCAACTTCAACCAAGTTCAGATCAACCCATCTCACAACCCGGCCTCAGTCCATCAATGACAGTGCAAATTCAGCCAGGTTCAGTTCAACCGATCTTACAACCCGGCCTCAGTCAGCCATTGACAGGTGTGGCTCAATCATATTTAACACACATCCCTTTTCAACCATTTATACCACAAACGCCTCTAGACTCGTTTGTTCGTTCATCATTCATACCTCAAGTTCAGCCAGCTCATCCAATCAACTTGGGGATGCTTCCCGCACTGAATTATATTTCACCACCACATCAACTCCAGTACGCTCCGTTGACACCGCAAACGATCACACACGTACATTCATTCATCCCGAATCAAATGCACCAAACATTCGGATCCCAGGTTCGTCAACAAGCAGTGCTACAACTGCTGCAACTGCTGCAAGGAACTACgcctacaaatttttaa